In Bacteroidota bacterium, the genomic window CGATGTTGGCGGCCCCATGTGCCGTACAGTTGAGGATGCTACCCGTGTGCTGGAAGTTATCGCTGGACATGATCCAGCTGATCCCGTCACAAAATATAGTGAAGGCAAAATTCCAGAGAACTATATGCAGTTTCTGCAGCCAGATGGCTTACAAGGTGCGCGTATTGGCGTACTGCGGGCACTAAGTGACGACGACCCACACCCCGAAGTAAATGCCTTGTTTGAGCAGGCCATTGAAGATTTGCAGCACCTTGGGGCCGCGATAGTAGACCCTGTGCAAATCCCTGACTTTGCTTCGTTGCGACAAAATCAATGGTGCGCAGCGTTCAAAAATGACCTGGAAGAATACCTGGCCACATACGTAAAGCGTGATTCCATCCAAACACTCGAGGATGTCATTGCCTATGGCGGCTACTCAGCGTTTGTAGGTGACGGACTCAATTATATGCTGGAAAATGAAGGGAGAAGTGAAGCACCCAACATTGCCTGTAAAGATCCTTTCACGGATGCGCTTCGCATCGCTTTCAGAGAGGCAATTGAAAATGAAATGGATCGATTAAACCTGGACGCCATCGTATATCCGAGTTGGAATCATCCCCCTTCCCTGCTCGACGATTTTATGGAAGGCTACAAAGGCGACAATTCGCAGATTATCTCGCCGCATACCGGGCAACCCGCGTTTACGGTGCCGATGGGCTTCACGACAGGCAATCTGCCGGCTGGCCTGCAGTTCCTTGGTCGCATGTTCGACGAGCCGACGCTCATTAGACTCGCGTATGCCTATGAGCAAGGCACCCGCCACCGCAAACCGCCTGTATTGGAATAACTGTCCTGATCAATCTGCCTTGCTCAAGAAAACACGGGCTGCAGAGTGCTCACCGTCAGCTACAATAAAATCATCACGCCCGTCTCCGTTCAGATCGCCGGCAACCATCCCCCACGGGGTGCCGACGTCGTGCAATGGCAACGCCTGTACGGGCCCCTTCCCGCCGAGCAGCATCAACACTTCCTGATTCCAGCAACCGATGAGGGCATCGTCATATCCGTCTGCGTTTAGATCACCAACCACAATTTGTTTTGCCCCACCTGCCATATCGAAAGGAGAGAAAGCCGCTTCCACCAGGTGTCCTTCAGCAGATTGCAAAAATAGCTGAACAGACTGCCGGCTGCCTGCTGAAGCCGCAACCATGTCGAGCCTGTCGTCGCCATTAAAATCAGCGAGATCAACCGCAAACGGCGAAGAAGATGCAAGAAAGACCGGTTGCTGAAAAGTCATTTCACCGTCCTGTGCCTGCAGGATCACCCCTATTTCCGACGGATTGGGTGTGACGATATCGGGCAGTTGATCGCCATTCACATCGCCTATCGCAAAGCCTCGGTACGGATCTCCACCTACATTGATTAAACGGCCTTCAGACGCAAACTGGCCGGCGCCCAATCCTGCTAACACCAGGATACCCGCGCCATTTCTGTGGTCAATCAAAATATCCGGGCGGCCATCCTGATTCATATCTTTGAGGCCGGCCATGTGCGGATGCGGCGCTACGGGCACCTGCAATGGCGAGTTTTCAGCTGCTGCAAAAGCGCCTGTACCATCACCATTTAAGAGGGTAAGATAAGTTGTCTCATGGTTGGCAATTACGAGATCATCATGGCCATCACCACTCACATCGCCGGCCATAACACTTGTCGGATTTTCTCCTGCGTTTGTCCGCCCCATTCGGGTAAACGTCCCTTTGCCATCTCCAGCAAAGAGTACCAGTTCATCAAATGATTCGTTTACCACGGCCAAATCGAGATGGCCGTCGCCATTTGCATCGAGCAGTGTCATCGCCGACTGTCCTTCCGATAATTCGAGGCAAGCCCGGTCATAGGTTAGCGTGCCGATACGCACAACATCGGGCTCACAACCAGCGGATAGTGACAGTGCTGAAAAGATTAAGCTGCTCAATACGTGCATGCGTCGTCGCCTTTTGAATGGTAAGGAGTCGTGGGTTCTTAACGATTCTATTAAAACAGACAACCCAACGCGGCTTTAGTTGGCATGCCGCTGGAAAAAACTGCGTGCTCGACATGGTGTTGCTTCCAGCCCGTCACCTGGCGCCAGGGGGAAGCAGGGCCATGCTAACTGCCCGCCCAGATCCTTCGCGCTGCTCACGATGACGTGGGGGAAAGCAGATCGCCTGTCCTTAATCTGTAAATCGCTATTGCACTATCTGCAAACCCGAGATCCTTCGTGAGCGCAGAACGAGAGGTGTAAAACGGACTCCTATCCCTCATTCGACAATCGGCATTCGACAATCGGCATTACACAAAAAGCAGCCGGCTCCCGCTGAATGAACAACGGGAGCCGGACCGCTCTTTCCTCTATATCACTTGCTTAACTGGAGGAAAAGTCGTGGACTAGGTTCTGAACAGGTACTGGAATTTGAAGAAGAACTGCCGGCGTGACTCCTGCAAGAACCGCGAGGCGTCTTGTGTGCGGCCCGGGAATGTGTTGTAATCATGCGTTGAGCCAATGTAGAAGGCTGAGAACGGGTTGATACGGTACGTCAGCAGGGGATCTACCTCAAGACGCTCGGCAAAGTCGTTATACTGCACCACGGTGCGCAGGAAGAGCCGGCGAGAGAACTGGTAGTTCGTCCGTACACGCAAAATGTATCCGCTGAAGAAGTTTTCTCCAGTGTCGCTGTCTTCTAGGCGAGAGTAGCTCAACGTTGGTTCGAAGCTTAGCCGGGAAGTAGGACGAATGGTCGCGAATGCCGCATAGTTGAATGATTTACCCAGTTCAGGTGTATCCACATTGCGGGCGATAGCCTTACCTGTCTCCAGTTCGACACCAAGCTGGATAAACTCGCTGAAGTTGCTTGCTGCAAAAAAGTCCCACTCGTGGATGCCATCAAACTCGGTACCGCGGAATAGCTCACGCTCAGCGGAATAGCCAACAAAGGCGCGAGACTGGGCTTTCATCTGGACAAACATCCCGATGAATCCAAAATCTTCTTTTTGCAAGCCATCAAAATTCCACTCGCGGCCAAAACCGGCACGTGGACTGATGCGGTCGATGAAGTTGATCTTTTCAGGGTAAATATTGAACCCGTTGAAGAAGCCAAAGTCGCGGACATTGTTCTGGCGGATAAAGCCATTGTCAGCACGGAATGTTGGGCTGAGTTGCTCATAACCAACTTCGAACCAGTAGTGCCGACCGTCACGCAGGAATTCGAACGTCATGGCGTGGCCATTATACGTTTCACCATCCAATGCAGCCGTATGGTTGCCATTGTCGAAGGTCTCGTCATTAAATCCTTCACTCAGGGTGGGGTCATTGACTTCTTCCGTGCGGCTACCGACCCACTGCGCGTTGATCAGATACTGCGTAGCAATACGCCAGGTGGCATCCAGCGATACGGTTGTACCCCCTCCCCCTTCATCTTGCCGGCGATCTGTTACCAGGCCACCGATATAGGAGTTGTTTTCAAAGTTGTGTTTAACGCGGACAATATTCGAGAAGCTCTTGCCGACGTTGACCAACTCACTGCTTTCCTCAAAAGGCATCAGCAACGGCGAGGTATTGTCGCGTGCGCCGATGTATGCAACGTTGGTTTTTCCAAACCGGCCGGTCATTTTATTGGCGACAATCGGGTCGTTAATCGATCTGGTGTACACCGTTTGCACTTCGGTATCGAAAAGGTCGCTGCCTTCCTGGAAAAACGGCCGGCGTTCCGGGAAGAAGAGTGCAAAAGTAGAGTTGGCATCAATCTGGGCGACATCCGCTTCAATCTGGCTAAAGTCCGGGTTGATTGCGAGGTCAGCGGTCAGGTCAGAAGTAATACCATACTTCACGTTGAGTGAAGGGTCGGTATTAATACGATCACTGTCAAAACCAGAATCTGGATTGTCAAAATCATTGAGCTGGCTTGCCTGGGTGCCAGTGAAAGCCGGCAGAATTTCGAGGTTGCCGGCAGAACGCACGCCCTCAATCCCTTCAATAGAACCAAACTGACAGGCCCAGCAAGGATTGTCGCGGCTCATGGCTGCCCAGGAATACGTATTACGGCTATCCCGAGGATGGGTGATCCACACCGTAGCGTTCCACGTCTGGATGTCGGTTTCGGGGAATCGAAGGCTCCGGAAAGGGATCTGCATTTCAACCTGGTACCCGCCTTCGTGTACGCGGCCTTCGGACTTGTACACCAGGTTGAAGCCAAGGTCTTCGTTGTTACGCGTTATCCGAGTATCACCCTGAATACCCAGCGGATTGGCAGCGATGAAATAGACTTCCTGTGCATCACCATTGGTGTCGATTGCGAGGCCAACGTAATCGTCTTGCCAGATCGCATCCCGGTCACTGTAATTCACCCGTATGTCTGCCGGATTGTCTTTGATATCAAATGCTACATACAGATTTTCATCATCGTAGGTAAAGAAGGCGGCAATATCGATGGGCGGCCGGGCCTGTTCTTCGGGGAAGGTTTCAGAAAAATTCTCAGCCCGGGCAGCAGCACGCCAGCCGGCTTCATCGATTACCCCGTCGATATTGATTTCTCCGGCACGTTTGGAAATGTAGAGGCTCGGCTTGAAAGCCGGCTCAAATGGGTCGTCTGTTTCAGGGACAACAATCGGATCTGAAGACGCCAATTGGCCCAATACAGTGGTTGGTGCAGCAGCAATCAGGAACAGGCTGCAGAAGAGCAGCAGAGAGCGGAGAGGTAATATCCGTCGAGTCATAGGTCTGGAAGTCTTGGCGAACGTTGCGTTCATGCTGGGTGAATAGAATCAGCAAGTGCTAATATTTTAGCAGAGGCTACGGGGCCTTCTCTAGAATTGTTACAGCCTTTTCTCAGGGTATTTTCTTATGCCCTAAACCTTCATCCAAATGCTGCTTTTTTAGCACATATACAACGATTTGCTTCCAAACTAAAATTTTACTCCCCGCCGGCTTTTCCCGAATTACGAAAGAAAGACACCAGAGAAACGGCAGTCCATACGGCCTCGAGTACAACAAAAGGGTAATACGCAATCATCCAGGAGGCTAAACAAGCAAGGCCGGCGCCCATCACATTGAGGCCGGCGTACAGTTTCCCATTGTTAGGAATCTTCCCCGTTACATTGAGGGCATACGCCAGGAGCAAAATACCTACACCGATACTACCAATTAGCTGGTCTGCTGTCATAAGCTGCTACGTACTACACTGATTTAAAAGACAGGTCGATTTACTGCGCGCCGGCCCCGCCATATTCAATCAAAAAAGGATTTGATACCCGCTCCCGCCCTACTGTTGTGGACGGTCCGTGGCCCGGGAATATCTGCATGCTGTCTTCAAACGGCATGATTTTCTGAAAAATCGACTGCATCAGGGTCGGCAAAGAGCCTTGCCACAGATCTGTCCGGCCAATAGAGTCGTAAAACACAACATCACCGGCAATCATAAATCCGTGCGTTTTATCAACAAAGCAGATCGACCCCGGTGAGTGGCCCGGCGTGTGTAAAATGGACCACTTTACACCACCAAAACTGATCAAATTGTCTTCTGTTAGAAAAGAAGCCGGCGCAGGCGGCTGTGGCATCGCTGTACCGAACATCTGGGCATGCATTGGTGCCTGCGCGAGTAGTGGTTCATCTGCTGCATGCATTTGAAAGCCCATCCCAAACGCATCAACCATCGCCTGGCACCCGAAGATGTGATCGATATGGCCGTGGGTTAGCAACAGGTGTTTTACTTTGAGGCCCTGGAAAGAAATGTATTGCAAAACTTCCTGCACTTCAGTCTCTTCATAACACGAAGGGTCGATAATAACTGCTTCGCCATTGCTGTGGCATACAAAGCAGTTGGTTTGGAAAGGATTGAAGGTGAATGATTTAATATTCATGTTTTGCTAATACAAGCCAATTAATAAGATATGCCGGGTTGCGAAACTTGTAACTTACTGACGCAGAATTGGTCCGCCATACATTGAATTGCTTGCGAGGAAAGACCTGTTAAATCCCTTTCCTGTTCCCTGCATGAACCTGTTGCCCTTCTGGTCGTAACTCTTCAGATGGGAAATTTCGCGCTTATCTTTGGCCTGCTGGTTGCCGTGTTACTGGTGGTCGACTGGTATGTATACAAACACTGGAAAGCTTTTTTACAAACGGCTCCGCGGCTCCGCTGGACGCGGCCGTTTTACCTCGTCTTTATGTATCTGATGCCGGCAGCCTTGCCGGTCTATTTCTACTTTTCGCGTTGGTGGGAAGTTGAGCCCAAGCTGTTCCGCGCGCTCTTCATCGGCTTCTTTGCCCTCTATTACCTGCCTAAATTTGTGATCGCGATTGTCCTTGGCCTGAAAGATCTGGGCAGGCTGGTATTCTGGTTATTCCGGTGGTTTCAAGAGCAACTTGGGGTTACGAGCAACGAAAATCCTGCTGATGCTGAGCAGCTCGACCTGACCGACATGAAACGACTCAGCCGGCGGGAATTCCTGGGCAAAATTGGGTGGAGCGCCAGCACCGTACCGTATGTTGTAACCGGTTATGGCGTTTTTCGCACGTTATACGACTTCAATGTCCAGCGCATAGACATCCCTTTGCCCAACCTGCCCAGCGCATTTGATGGCATACGGATAGTCCAGCTGTCAGACATCCACGCCGGCTCGTTTTTCAGCCAGCGCCCCATGCTTGAAGTGGCCGACATCATTGGCGGCATCAAGCCGGATGTAATCGCTATTACCGGCGACTTTGTAAACAACAACGATGAAGAGCTTATCAGAATCATGCCGGCGCTGAACGGCTTGGACGCCCCACTTGGCGTCTATGGCTGCCTTGGCAACCACGACCATTACGCAAACACACCCCTGGTTATTGATCGGCTCCGCAACAGCCCGATTAACCTGCTTGTCAATGCCCGCCAGACCATAGCACTCGATGGCGAGCGGCTGCACCTGCTGGGCACAGACAATACAGGTTTTAACCAGCAATACGCCGACCTGCCCTTGGCACTCGAAGGTATTGAAAACCCGGAGGACCTCCACATTTTACTGGCTCACGACCCCACGTTCTGGGACAACCATGTACGGCCCAATTTTCAGCAAATCGACCTCATGTTGTGCGGGCACACCCATGGCGGCCAGGTTGGTATCGAGGTTGGGCCACTCCGGTGGAGCCTTGCCCGGTTTATGTACAGCCGCTGGGCCGGCCTCTATACGGAGCCACGGGAGCCAACGGGGCAGCAGCAGTTTTTATACGTTAATCGTGGACTTGGTACTGTTGGCCCGCCACTTCGCTTTGGCATCCGCCCCGAAATCACAGAGCTCACCCTCCGCCGTGTTTGAGCCGGCCCTGCTTGCAACAATGCACAAGTTGTTCGTGTTGATATAGTTTTAGTACAAGTCTCGCATCCCTGCTTCTAATCATGGTAAAACAGATCCACAGACAAATCCTGCGTATGCTGCCCGGCCCATTTCTGGGATGGTTGGCAACGCTCATTTTTCTGTTGATCATGCAGTTTCTGATCCGGTATTTGCCAGACCTCGTCGGACGTGGCCTGCCGGTGAAGGTCATTTTTGAGATTGTGATCTACAACCTAGCCTATATGGTGGTGCTCGCAGTCCCGATGTCGGTGCTCATTGCGACCCTGATGACGTTTGGTAAACTGGCAGAAGCCAACGTCTACACTGTTTTAAAGAGCGCCGGCGTGTCGTTGATGCAGTTGATGTGGCCGGTACTCATTGTGAGTACCCTCCTGGCTGCACTTATGTGGAATTTCAACAGCAATATTCTACCCGCTGCCAATTACCGGGCCAGTACCCTCTGGAAAGATATCCGCAAGAAAAAACCTGGCTTTGAGCTGTCACCGGGTGTTTTTTATAATGGCATCGACGACTACAGCATTCTTGTCCAGGAGCTGCCAGCGGAATCCAATGAGATGATCGACGTGGTGATTTTCGATTACTCAGCCGGCAACCGCCAACAAGTCACCATTAAAGCTGAACGCGGTGAATTGCGTCCCCAGGAACACAACAACACCGTTGAATTGGTGTTGCATAACGGAGAAATGCACCGCATTATCCCAGCAAAAAGCCGTAAAGATGTACCGCGATATGAGCGCCTGAAATTCAAAGAGCATCACCTCAGCCTCGACCTGTCTGAACTCAGCTTCGAACGCAGCGATCCTGAAGATGGGTACCGTTCCGATCGCACCATGCCGAGCCATCTGATGATCCGGTATGTGGATTCACTCAATACCAGCGTTGGCCTCCATCGGGAAAAAATCCAGCGTGCCGGCCTACGCTTTCTTGCAGATTCAACCTATGAGATCTCCAGCGATCAACCTGTACCGCTACCTGAAGCGGCAGACGGCACAGCAGCAGGCGAAGGTCGAACTGCAGCACAAATAGAAACCACAGGTGCAACAAACACAGCAGCATCCAATACAGCTCCGGCCTCACAACCGAACGCTCAAACCAGACGGGTTGCGTTGCGCGGTCTGACCCGCCCGCAACAGGTGGAAGTGTATGAGGCAGCTTTAAACAATGTCCGCGCAGCGCGCACGCACGTGGATAATGTAAAACGCAGCATTGAATGGGAGTCTGAGCGGGCGAATCGGTACCAGGTAGAGATTTACAAGAAATACTCTATTGCTGTCGCCTGTATCATTTTTGCGCTTATAGGCATCCCGTTGGGCTTGAGTATGCGACGAGGTGGCCTCGGCGCCGTGGGCGCAACAGCGCTGGGTATTTTCATGTTCTATTGGGTGACCCTCGTACAGGGTGAAAAACTTGCAGATCGCGGCAAACTGGAACCATGGGTTGGCATGTGGGGCGCCAATATTGTAATGTTGGTCATCGCGAGTTTGTTGATAGCGTTTGTACTGCTGGACCTGCGTGCCCGCGCGTGGTTCAAAAAAAAGCCGGCAGCACCCACGCAGCTTGAAGAAGAATAAAGTGCATGCTTTACCTGGTCCCCACCCCCATAGGCAACCTGAAAGATATTACGGTCCGCGCACTGGACGTGTTAAACAGCGTTGACCTGATTGCCTGTGAAGACACGCGAACTTCTGCAAAGCTACTCGGCCACTACGACATTCGCGTTCCCCGCACCAGCTACCACGACCACAATGAACGGGGGCGTGCACCACAACTCATCGAAAAAATGCAGGCCGGCCAGCGTGTTGCATTGATATCAGATGCTGGCTCACCCGGCATATCAGATCCTGGTTTTTATCTGGTGCGGGCGTGTATCGAAGCTGGCATCAAGGTAGAAGCCCTGCCTGGCCCAACAGCTATTGTCCCCGCCCTGACCATTAGTGGGTTACCCTGCGAGCGGTTTGTGTATGAAGGATTTCTGCCGGTAAAAAAGGGCCGGCAGACCCGGCTAAAGCAGCTCGTTGAAGAGCAGCGCACCATGGTTTTCTACGAATCTCCGCACCGGATTCTGAAAACTTTGACTAACTTCGAGGCAACATTTGGCCCCGAGCGCCCTGCCGCCGTGGTCCGTGAAATATCCAAAACCTTTGAGGAAGTTCAACGTGGCTCCCTCGAAGCGTTAAAAAAATACTTCTCGGAGAAAAATAAGGTGAAGGGTGAGTTCGTTATCGTGGTGGGCGGCAAACGCTAATTGCGCAACTATAGAAGCTGCAATGCGTTGCAACGCGAGCTTTTTTTGGCTTTTGGCCTTCTTTTTAGTTCGATCGACCCGTCTGTTTAGGCATTGGTCGTCGCCCGCAACAGGGTCCATTCCCTTGTCCCGGCATTAATCCAACAGTTCGTCCTGGTGTTGAACTGGTCAATTAAGTGGATATCGATCCACGTTCCTAAAGAACCATGAATGTTAACTGGAAACTGACAGAGCGCATTGTAGCAACGGTCGTATTTGTTTGGGCCCTCGTGCTTTATCTCCTCACCGTTGCCCCAACTGCTTCTTTCTGGGACTCGGGTGAGTTTATTGCCATAGCCAACCGCCTCCAGGTATCACACCCCCCTGGTGCGCCGTTTTACATGCTCGTGGGCCGGTTCTTTTCGATGTTTGTGCCAACGGAGTACATCTCACTGGCTGTAAACCTTGTTTCCGTCTTTGCCAGCGCATTTACAGTGCTCCTTACACACCTCATTATTGTACGCATTGCACGGGAGTGGGCCGGCAAAACGCCATCTTTCCACACCAAAATCACCATCCTCGCCGGCGGATTTATTGGTGCCCTGACTTTTGCCGCTACGGATTCTTTCTGGTTCAACGCAGTTGAGGCCGAGGTTTACGCCCTTTCAATGTTCTTCACCGCCATTGTGGTCTGGCTCATTATGAAGTGGAGCGAATTGGCCCGGCAGGAAGAACAAATCACCTCAGGCAAACAACATCCCTTTGGCCTAAGTGCAAACCGTTATCTGGTATTGATTGCGTATCTCTTTGGCCTCGCCATCGGGGTTCACTTGTTGAACCTGCTCGCCATTTTCTTCATTGCGCTGATTTTCTACTTTACCGAGTTCTACCGGGATGGAGTAGATCGGCAAACAATGATCCTGGGCATATTGCTCACCGGCGCTGTTTCAACCTTAAGCTTTCTCGCGATCTACCCGGGCATTATCACCTGGTTGCCCGGCTTTGTTGGCTCAAGCTTTTCGCCTACCCTGACCCTCGTATTCATTGTGGCTGCGATCGTTTTTGGCGTGTACTTCACCCATATGCGCAACATGCAGGTTACCAACCTGGTCTTCCTCTGCATCGCGGTCGTGTTTATTGGCTACTCGAGCTACGCATTGATCTTTATTCGCAGCGCCTCCAATCCACCGATCGATGAAAACGATCCGGAAGATGCTGAGTCGATTGTATCCTATTTGAAACGCGAACAGTACGGTTCAACGCCATTGCTTACGGGTAATACGTTTGACAACGCTACGCAGCAAATTGACCCGAACGAAGAAGTACTCTTCCCACGCCGGCATTCCCCAACACCGCTGCACATGCGGTACTATGCCCAGTTTGACTCAGATTCAGAGTATTTCTGGAAGTACCAGGTAAACAACATGTACTTCCGGTATTTCCTGTGGAATTTTGTTGGCAGGGCCAGTGACATACAGGATGCGCCGGCCATAACGGGTATATCTTTTATAGATCCGCCTGAATATAGTGCTGATCGATATGTGCAATCCCCAAGCGAGAAGCATTCGCGCAACGTCTATTTTGCCCTGCCCTTGTTACTCGGACTATTTGGAGGGGTCTACCATTTCAGGCGGGACTGGAAACGTGCCTTCAGCGTTTTTGTCCTGTTCTTTGTCACAGGCATAGGGATTATTCTATACCTGAACCAAACGCCCTATCAACCGCGCGAGCGCGACTATTCCTATGTGGCGAGCTTTTTTGCCTTTAGCATATGGGTTGGCATTGGGGCCACAGGCGTGCTACAACTTGCGCTAGAGGCACTAACCTCCAAAGAAGGCCGATCAAGCGGTATGATCAGCAATGCGCTCTACGGCATAGCTGCGCTGCTCTTCCTCTCAGTGCCCCTCTGGATGACCATTCAGAATTACAAAGACCACGATCGCTCAGGCCGATATGTTGCACCAGAATATGCGTACAACATGCTCATGAGTGTCGAAGATGACGCTATCCTGATAACCAATGGCGACAATGACACCTTCCCGCTGTGGTACTTACAGGAAGTTGAAGGTGAGCGCCAGGATGTACGCGTGGTAAATATCTCGCTGCTCAACACGCCATGGTACATCAAACAGTTGAAAA contains:
- a CDS encoding amidase family protein, whose amino-acid sequence is MIRIILVALVTLVSACQPRQHAVEIDLSELTVADIHNAYNNGDYTAEQLVEAYIARIQQFDQATGMNAIVLINPDAREDARALDIELQNNGTLRPLHGIPMIVKDNYNTIGLQTAAGSVALKGFTPDTDAFQVSKLKEAGAIIIAKSNMAEWAFSPRHTESSLAGTTRNPYNLAHVPAGSSGGTGAGVASNFGTIGLGTDTGNSIRGPSSHNALVGFRSTLGLTSREGIVPLYLRNDVGGPMCRTVEDATRVLEVIAGHDPADPVTKYSEGKIPENYMQFLQPDGLQGARIGVLRALSDDDPHPEVNALFEQAIEDLQHLGAAIVDPVQIPDFASLRQNQWCAAFKNDLEEYLATYVKRDSIQTLEDVIAYGGYSAFVGDGLNYMLENEGRSEAPNIACKDPFTDALRIAFREAIENEMDRLNLDAIVYPSWNHPPSLLDDFMEGYKGDNSQIISPHTGQPAFTVPMGFTTGNLPAGLQFLGRMFDEPTLIRLAYAYEQGTRHRKPPVLE
- a CDS encoding MBL fold metallo-hydrolase; the protein is MNIKSFTFNPFQTNCFVCHSNGEAVIIDPSCYEETEVQEVLQYISFQGLKVKHLLLTHGHIDHIFGCQAMVDAFGMGFQMHAADEPLLAQAPMHAQMFGTAMPQPPAPASFLTEDNLISFGGVKWSILHTPGHSPGSICFVDKTHGFMIAGDVVFYDSIGRTDLWQGSLPTLMQSIFQKIMPFEDSMQIFPGHGPSTTVGRERVSNPFLIEYGGAGAQ
- the rsmI gene encoding 16S rRNA (cytidine(1402)-2'-O)-methyltransferase, with the protein product MLYLVPTPIGNLKDITVRALDVLNSVDLIACEDTRTSAKLLGHYDIRVPRTSYHDHNERGRAPQLIEKMQAGQRVALISDAGSPGISDPGFYLVRACIEAGIKVEALPGPTAIVPALTISGLPCERFVYEGFLPVKKGRQTRLKQLVEEQRTMVFYESPHRILKTLTNFEATFGPERPAAVVREISKTFEEVQRGSLEALKKYFSEKNKVKGEFVIVVGGKR
- a CDS encoding LptF/LptG family permease, which codes for MVKQIHRQILRMLPGPFLGWLATLIFLLIMQFLIRYLPDLVGRGLPVKVIFEIVIYNLAYMVVLAVPMSVLIATLMTFGKLAEANVYTVLKSAGVSLMQLMWPVLIVSTLLAALMWNFNSNILPAANYRASTLWKDIRKKKPGFELSPGVFYNGIDDYSILVQELPAESNEMIDVVIFDYSAGNRQQVTIKAERGELRPQEHNNTVELVLHNGEMHRIIPAKSRKDVPRYERLKFKEHHLSLDLSELSFERSDPEDGYRSDRTMPSHLMIRYVDSLNTSVGLHREKIQRAGLRFLADSTYEISSDQPVPLPEAADGTAAGEGRTAAQIETTGATNTAASNTAPASQPNAQTRRVALRGLTRPQQVEVYEAALNNVRAARTHVDNVKRSIEWESERANRYQVEIYKKYSIAVACIIFALIGIPLGLSMRRGGLGAVGATALGIFMFYWVTLVQGEKLADRGKLEPWVGMWGANIVMLVIASLLIAFVLLDLRARAWFKKKPAAPTQLEEE
- a CDS encoding DUF5916 domain-containing protein — encoded protein: MTRRILPLRSLLLFCSLFLIAAAPTTVLGQLASSDPIVVPETDDPFEPAFKPSLYISKRAGEINIDGVIDEAGWRAAARAENFSETFPEEQARPPIDIAAFFTYDDENLYVAFDIKDNPADIRVNYSDRDAIWQDDYVGLAIDTNGDAQEVYFIAANPLGIQGDTRITRNNEDLGFNLVYKSEGRVHEGGYQVEMQIPFRSLRFPETDIQTWNATVWITHPRDSRNTYSWAAMSRDNPCWACQFGSIEGIEGVRSAGNLEILPAFTGTQASQLNDFDNPDSGFDSDRINTDPSLNVKYGITSDLTADLAINPDFSQIEADVAQIDANSTFALFFPERRPFFQEGSDLFDTEVQTVYTRSINDPIVANKMTGRFGKTNVAYIGARDNTSPLLMPFEESSELVNVGKSFSNIVRVKHNFENNSYIGGLVTDRRQDEGGGGTTVSLDATWRIATQYLINAQWVGSRTEEVNDPTLSEGFNDETFDNGNHTAALDGETYNGHAMTFEFLRDGRHYWFEVGYEQLSPTFRADNGFIRQNNVRDFGFFNGFNIYPEKINFIDRISPRAGFGREWNFDGLQKEDFGFIGMFVQMKAQSRAFVGYSAERELFRGTEFDGIHEWDFFAASNFSEFIQLGVELETGKAIARNVDTPELGKSFNYAAFATIRPTSRLSFEPTLSYSRLEDSDTGENFFSGYILRVRTNYQFSRRLFLRTVVQYNDFAERLEVDPLLTYRINPFSAFYIGSTHDYNTFPGRTQDASRFLQESRRQFFFKFQYLFRT
- a CDS encoding VCBS repeat-containing protein — its product is MHVLSSLIFSALSLSAGCEPDVVRIGTLTYDRACLELSEGQSAMTLLDANGDGHLDLAVVNESFDELVLFAGDGKGTFTRMGRTNAGENPTSVMAGDVSGDGHDDLVIANHETTYLTLLNGDGTGAFAAAENSPLQVPVAPHPHMAGLKDMNQDGRPDILIDHRNGAGILVLAGLGAGQFASEGRLINVGGDPYRGFAIGDVNGDQLPDIVTPNPSEIGVILQAQDGEMTFQQPVFLASSSPFAVDLADFNGDDRLDMVAASAGSRQSVQLFLQSAEGHLVEAAFSPFDMAGGAKQIVVGDLNADGYDDALIGCWNQEVLMLLGGKGPVQALPLHDVGTPWGMVAGDLNGDGRDDFIVADGEHSAARVFLSKAD
- a CDS encoding metallophosphoesterase; translated protein: MGNFALIFGLLVAVLLVVDWYVYKHWKAFLQTAPRLRWTRPFYLVFMYLMPAALPVYFYFSRWWEVEPKLFRALFIGFFALYYLPKFVIAIVLGLKDLGRLVFWLFRWFQEQLGVTSNENPADAEQLDLTDMKRLSRREFLGKIGWSASTVPYVVTGYGVFRTLYDFNVQRIDIPLPNLPSAFDGIRIVQLSDIHAGSFFSQRPMLEVADIIGGIKPDVIAITGDFVNNNDEELIRIMPALNGLDAPLGVYGCLGNHDHYANTPLVIDRLRNSPINLLVNARQTIALDGERLHLLGTDNTGFNQQYADLPLALEGIENPEDLHILLAHDPTFWDNHVRPNFQQIDLMLCGHTHGGQVGIEVGPLRWSLARFMYSRWAGLYTEPREPTGQQQFLYVNRGLGTVGPPLRFGIRPEITELTLRRV